CGCAACCGGGGTGAGAAGGGCAAGGGCCTGGCCGTCGCGGCCATCGTCATCCACAGCCTGGCCATCGCGTTCTACGGGGTCCTGCTGGTCCTCGGGCTGACCGGGGCGCTGGACGACACCCCGCCGAAGCGCGACACCACTGGCCAGGTCACCGGATCGGGCTCCAGCAAGGTGCAGGACATCCGCAAGGGGGACTGCTTCAACACGGGCGGCGATCTGGCGGAGTACCAGGACGAGGACGGCGGCCAGGCCGGCTACTCGGTGAGCATCGTGCCGTGCGACCAGGCTCACGAGGGTGAGGCGTACGCCGTCCTCAACCTGGACGACGGCGCTTACCCGGGCACGGAGAAGGTCGTCAAGATCGCCGAGGAGAAGTGCTCCGGTACGGCGCTCACCGACTACGTGGGCAAGAACGCGAAGGTCTCGGACAAGCTGGAGGTCTTCTACTACTACCCGCAGCCCAGCACCTGGACGTTCGGCGACCGCGAGGTCACCTGCTTCGTGGGCGACCCCAGCGGCGCGAGCACGGGCTCGATCCGCTCCGCCGGTTCCTGAGCCGCTGCCTCCGGCCCGATCGGCCTAGTCCCGTGCGCCGGCCGACTCGGCCGGCCGGCGCCGCAGGACCAGCGCGGCCGGGGTGACGGCCGAGACGACCGCGACGGCCGCGCAGGCGCCGACCGTCGCGCCGAGGACGTCCCACGGGATCACGATGCCGCTCGGGACGTCCAGGAGCCCGAGGGCCCACCGGATTCCGGCCAGGTTCAGGACGGCGACGAGGGAGCCGACGACCGCGCCGACGAGGACGACCAGCAGGGACTCCCCCGCCACCAGGCGGAGCACCTGCCACCGGGTGGCGCCGGCCAGGCGCAGTGCCGCGAGTTCGCGGGCCCGGCCGGTGGTGGCCATCACGAGGGTGTTGGCGAGTGCGATGCCGGTGTAGAGCAGGGCGATGCCGATGACCAGCAGGAAGCCCAGCCGGGTGGTGCGCTTGGTGTCGGGGTGACTGGCGGCCACCCACTGGTCCTTGGTCAGGGCCCGGCCCCCGGACCGCCGCGCCGCCTCGGCCAGCGCGGACCCCACCGCCGCGGCGTCCGCGCCCGGGGCGAGCCGTACGTCGATCCGGTCCACCTGCGCCCCGGGGGCGTTGGCCGGGGTGAGGTAGGCCCCGTTGTTGCCGGTGCCGATGCTCATCACGGCGGCGATCCGCAGGTTCTTGCGGGTGCCGTCGCCGAGCCACACGTCGACGCGCGATCCGACGGTGTGCCGCTCCCACTCCTCCGTGACGATGACGGAGTCGTCGTCGAGGTCGCTCAGCCTGCCCGCGACGAGGGGCGGTTCGGCCGTCCGGGCCAGGGCCTTCGGGTCGGCGGCGCGGGCGTCGGAGCGGATCAGCGCCACGCCCTCCTCCAGCGCGTGGACCGTGGTCGGGGCGGTGGCGGAGACCTCGGTCCCGGGCACGGCCCGGATCCGTTCGACGGCCGCCCGGTCGAAGCCGGCCGCCCCGCCCGTGATGACGAAGTCGGCGCTGGTCTGCTGCCGGACCTCGGCGGCCTTGGCCTCGCCCAGGGTGGCGGTCGTGCCGAGCAGGGACCCGGCGAGGGCGACGGTGACGAGGACGGGGGCGGCGACGGCCGCCGTGCGCCGGATGCCCGCGGCCGCGTTCTCCCGGATCAGCATCCCGCCGGCGTCCGGCAGTTGGGCCGGAAGCCAGGCGATCAACCGGGCCAGTGGCCGGACGAGCACCGGGGCCAGCAGCGCGAAGGCGACGATGAACAGCATCGGGCGGGTGGTGTACGTCTTGCGGTGGAGCAGGTCCGACGGGTCGGTGAGCAGCGCGTGCGCGAGGGTGCCGAGACCGGCCAGCAGCAGTGCGGCGCCGAGGATCCAGCGGCCCGGGGTCGTGGTCCTCGTCGCAGTGCGGGGCGCGGCCCGCGGTGAGGGCGTACGGGGCGAAGGCGGCGACCGACCAGGGGTGGCCGACGAGTTGCTCCGGCGCGCCGTCGGCGCGGACGGGGAAGGACCGGTCCTCGGCGGTCCGGCCGAGGGCGGCCGGCCGCTGTGCGAGGTCGGGGGCGACGGGCTTGGGGTGGGCGAGTTTGCGGCTGCGTTCTCCGTTCGGGGTCGGGACGCGGAGGAGGTCGTCGCCCTTGACGACGACGGGGGCCTGGGCGAACCGTTCGGGCAGGCGCTGCGGGGCGTCCAGGGTCGCGGCGATCGCGAGGCCCATGGTGGCGATCAGGCCGACGCCGAGGGCCAGTGCGACGAAGCTCCCGACGAAGGTGACCCAGCGGGTGCGCGCGGTGCGCAGGGCGATGCTCAGCACGGTGCGGCCTCCAGCCTGGTCATGTGGGCGGCGATGTCCGGGGCGCTCGCGCCGGACAGTTCGCCGTTCAGGCGGCCGTCGGCGAGGAAGACGACACGGTCCGCGTAGGAG
Above is a genomic segment from Streptomyces sp. NBC_01233 containing:
- a CDS encoding DUF4190 domain-containing protein: MMSQKTNTLAIVAFAMSILCGLPLVPLILGIIALSQIRNRGEKGKGLAVAAIVIHSLAIAFYGVLLVLGLTGALDDTPPKRDTTGQVTGSGSSKVQDIRKGDCFNTGGDLAEYQDEDGGQAGYSVSIVPCDQAHEGEAYAVLNLDDGAYPGTEKVVKIAEEKCSGTALTDYVGKNAKVSDKLEVFYYYPQPSTWTFGDREVTCFVGDPSGASTGSIRSAGS